From a region of the Acanthochromis polyacanthus isolate Apoly-LR-REF ecotype Palm Island chromosome 3, KAUST_Apoly_ChrSc, whole genome shotgun sequence genome:
- the ankrd49 gene encoding ankyrin repeat domain-containing protein 49, whose amino-acid sequence MEFPEDFNQLELLNTHGHLIPRGVSSLWTGSKDEEEEVEEEEDHSEEWYLGKEEALKDKPKELMLWAAENNRLSTVHGLLTTDPCLVHCCDEDGYTPLHRAAYGGHVEVVSALLSSGSEVNPRTIDGWTPLHSACRWSRVAVASFLLQRGAELNAQTNGGLTPLHLAASYTSCSKTDSAQTLELLLSQRHLKSGLRSSSGETASDVARRSGPHHFLFEMAEDCVNVVPVS is encoded by the exons ATGGAGTTTCCAGAAGATTTCAACCAACTTGAACTTCTTAACACTCACGGACACCTGATCCCCCGAGGGGTCAGCAGCCTGTGGACTGGAAGcaaggatgaggaggaagaggtggaggaggaggaggaccacAGTGAGGAGTGGTATCTGGGAAAGGAGGAAGCTCTCAAAGATAAACCCAAGGAGCTCATGCTGTGGGCAGCAGAAAACAATCGC CTTTCAACAGTCCACGGTTTATTAACCACAGATCCATGTCTGGTGCACTGCTGTGATGAGGACGGTTACACTCCACTGCACCGCGCAGCATATGGCGGCCATGTTGAAGTGGTCTCTGCTCTACTTTCCAGCGGCTCTGAGGTTAACCCTCGTACCATCGACGGCTGGACGCCTCTTCACAGCGCTTGCCGCTGGAGCCGCGTCGCTGTGGCCAGTTTCCTCCTGCAGCGTGGAGCCGAGCTGAACGCCCAGACGAACGGCGGGCTCACGCCTCTACACCTGGCCGCTTCCTACACGAGctgctcaaaaacagactcggCACAAACCTTAGAGCTCCTCCTCTCTCAGAGACACCTGAAGTCGGGGCTTCGCAGCAGCAGCGGAGAAACGGCGAGCGATGTGGCCCGACGCAGTGGTcctcatcacttcctgtttgagaTGGCAGAAGACTGTGTCAATGTGGTGCCAGTGTCATAA